One genomic region from Thalassotalea sp. PS06 encodes:
- a CDS encoding MipA/OmpV family protein, with product MKYSRACIFAALMSASAVAAQQSDPKTSESSEVQELIACEGDCVARNSWAVGAALGYGKYSSPLQNGKERHIAFLPSFYVYADKFYIENTTTGYTLIEDEFWSIDIKGELNPDGIYFQNNKLDAFLSTTGSAGLFPLPLPEEEQESAEIDRSLSYLGGVGVDFYPNANWRLSFDLLTDITAVHHGQKLGLGLAYQNQFGDLTYQLSTGAQYRSRALNDYYYGVENGELSYRSPAYRADAGWNIKYELNFNYPFYEKFALIGRYQYQDLSEQIVLSPLVGDNSTHYYFIGVSWHFGGQF from the coding sequence ATGAAGTATTCCCGAGCCTGTATATTCGCCGCTCTAATGTCGGCCAGTGCAGTTGCAGCTCAACAATCCGACCCAAAAACTTCTGAATCTTCCGAGGTGCAGGAGCTAATTGCGTGTGAAGGAGATTGTGTCGCACGCAACAGTTGGGCAGTGGGCGCAGCATTAGGTTACGGCAAATATTCCAGCCCTCTTCAAAACGGCAAAGAACGACATATAGCTTTCCTCCCCTCTTTCTATGTCTATGCCGACAAGTTCTACATTGAAAATACCACGACCGGTTATACCTTGATCGAAGATGAGTTCTGGTCGATTGATATCAAAGGTGAGTTAAATCCCGACGGGATTTATTTTCAGAACAACAAACTGGATGCGTTTTTAAGTACCACGGGCAGTGCCGGACTATTTCCACTCCCACTACCTGAGGAAGAACAAGAATCGGCAGAGATTGATCGCTCCTTGTCATATCTGGGTGGCGTTGGCGTTGATTTTTATCCAAATGCTAACTGGCGATTAAGCTTTGACTTACTTACCGATATCACCGCAGTGCATCACGGTCAGAAACTCGGGTTGGGCTTGGCCTATCAAAATCAGTTTGGCGACTTAACCTATCAACTCAGCACGGGTGCGCAATATCGAAGCCGGGCACTAAATGATTATTACTATGGTGTCGAAAATGGCGAGTTAAGCTACCGGAGTCCTGCTTATCGGGCAGATGCGGGATGGAACATAAAATACGAGTTAAATTTCAATTATCCCTTTTACGAAAAATTTGCGCTTATTGGACGCTACCAGTATCAGGATTTAAGCGAACAAATCGTTCTCAGTCCGCTGGTAGGAGACAACTCTACCCACTATTATTTTATTGGGGTTAGCTGGCATTTCGGGGGGCAATTTTAA
- a CDS encoding DUF3019 domain-containing protein has product MKPWWYLSLPLLSCAGNAQANPVYLSPTHCVTTQLTCELPISLTWKFEHPTSFCLIKESDSSNLYCHNGATSGQVTIQLQYNKSEQLMVVDSKTGLQIQQFTLKVMVPNNALRKRKRHAWSIL; this is encoded by the coding sequence ATGAAACCCTGGTGGTACCTGAGTCTTCCCCTGCTGTCTTGTGCTGGCAATGCACAAGCCAATCCGGTATACCTGTCGCCCACGCATTGCGTTACCACCCAACTTACCTGTGAACTGCCAATATCGCTAACCTGGAAATTTGAACACCCCACATCTTTCTGCCTGATTAAAGAAAGTGACAGTAGCAATCTGTATTGTCATAACGGCGCTACGTCCGGACAAGTCACCATCCAATTGCAATACAACAAAAGCGAACAGCTGATGGTTGTCGACAGCAAAACTGGCTTACAAATTCAGCAGTTCACCTTAAAAGTTATGGTGCCAAATAATGCACTGAGAAAGCGCAAACGTCACGCCTGGAGCATATTGTAG
- a CDS encoding response regulator transcription factor yields the protein MTIKTQPQLCLIEDDVKLAALISTFFSNNGFQVSHFETAECFLAQPELTKYDVIVCDINLPGLNGFDICRRCRQSFDGVFVFLTAKTEDLDHISGLDLGADAYIAKPVRPAILLAKINALLRAVSRHSNTNTQRVQLPQLTIDNSARSIQVCDKKLMLATEEFDLLWILISNRNQTLNREQLFQKAVGREYDGQDRIIDGRVSRIRKKFNQIENNPYEIKTVWRKGYLFAER from the coding sequence ATGACTATCAAAACCCAACCTCAGCTTTGCCTGATAGAAGATGATGTCAAACTGGCGGCATTAATCTCTACATTTTTTAGCAATAATGGTTTTCAGGTGAGTCATTTCGAAACCGCAGAATGTTTCTTAGCGCAGCCCGAGTTAACTAAATACGATGTGATTGTATGCGACATCAATTTACCGGGCCTGAATGGTTTTGATATCTGTCGACGATGTCGCCAGTCTTTCGATGGTGTGTTCGTGTTTCTTACCGCAAAAACCGAAGATTTGGATCATATCTCAGGCTTAGATCTGGGTGCCGATGCCTATATCGCCAAACCCGTCCGGCCTGCGATATTACTGGCTAAGATTAACGCCCTGCTTCGTGCAGTTAGTCGCCACTCAAACACAAATACCCAGCGGGTACAGCTACCGCAATTAACCATAGACAATAGCGCCAGAAGCATACAGGTATGCGATAAGAAACTGATGTTGGCCACGGAAGAGTTTGATTTATTGTGGATCCTGATAAGTAACCGTAATCAAACTCTAAATCGCGAACAATTGTTTCAAAAAGCCGTGGGGCGGGAATACGATGGCCAGGATCGAATCATTGATGGTCGCGTGAGTCGCATTCGTAAAAAATTCAATCAAATAGAAAATAACCCGTACGAAATCAAGACCGTATGGCGCAAAGGCTATTTGTTTGCGGAGCGGTAG
- a CDS encoding S8 family serine peptidase, with the protein MKLKSISLCIASACYALGVGAATLAEPSSTTLSSGSLKQLPFSKAELEQMQQRREQSRTQNNVLKRADNVNQHITRANSAEKFSPEDGLEGTHTYIVRMKEAPVTQYHGGVQGLNATALSNTSNQGVQGKFNLFAGAGNKTDINAYQNYLKNKQNQFIDNLSSLGMAIEARKQFTVAINGFSVELNQQQARELSRLPQVTAVTRSTLHELHTDIGPQLIGAEQVWQSAGEGAPAMQGEGLIVGVLDTGINTDHPSFAAIGGDGYQHINPFGDGNYVGDCGKDEFASLCNDKLIGVRSYDVITDVYNAPEFQAPDHPEWMEGVQIRPKNGEDYNGHGTHTASTAAGNILHDVPYVVPQLGDGDGIDTGLNMGTISGVAPHANIISYQVCYPGNAGDAYAGCPTEALLAGIEDAIADGVDVINFSIGGSEQFPWENPVELAFLSAQEAGIVVAASAGNSGTDGFHEYMSSADHTSPWLLTVGATTTGRTIDITGKSLGTFSGGDTPAPGMFEGKGISGEFSGEIVLAANYGDELCLEPFAADTFTENQIVVCKRGDIARVAKADNVAAGGAGGFVLYNTQYGESLNNDVYSIPGVHISSDAQWSLIPWLQSGSGHMATITASEINRNVNPENADMLANFSSRGPSRTNPEHLIPSISAPGVDIYAGAADEHPFSAVNLSSKYAVYSGTSMASPHISGAAALIRQVNPDWTATQIQSAIMMTANRNVRYDSGWPNGITEAGIYRAGSGRVDVASAASAGLIMDETSENFMLANPQNGGDVKALNMPELVNFNCKGSCSWVRTFEATHDGSWTVEPKTGEYSVQLTSYPSSFSLKKGQKQSVVFEAKILDAQSAIGNSEVEVHGSVVIKEDNQQSADSYMPVALKYNHGTLPENITMSAHRNNDVYTLRGLTSANFKDLNITSYKEQKANLMSFTLPQAQEYVSPFISGNLDESTYTHWVDVPAGSKRLIAEVISSDDSTAIEDYIRGDLDIIVGIDANGDNMVQMDEEAICISLSDLRNDFCNINNPDGGKYWVVFHNWKKWWDASQPIPVDTYTVATAVVGNDLSDSIQVTGPQSYDGASSFELDVEWNMDMMSGDIYYGAMELGSDGNNMADLGLIPYRLNREKDDTQIQTSQTMAAGGDVVDVTINVMENTTGSDRNFTLTTALPEGMSLVADSVQLHNSGEEQLMVDGRTIVVSGVQADTSNVAPEYLVTTNLQDAMCRTPSFGLPNHDGGYIDLQTAVGFTPDWGGVWNENLSVPFAWLWGGNPTYSLYHNYEYQSYPQFTMSPMGYLQFDDLPLFFPFHLPFPMGSFPDAMIAPLWKGEFFGQAFGTPYEPNLWDSDLNSGITFAYTEDQTVIVEWDNVRSQSSYWDWILQENIVENNTDRYDFEVIFNLGPYQFGKGQYEVIMAYDNLNFAGQTLGTVGIHGFSGIQTTFGPLEGYSGTQYAYDNIDEKLSDGLVLCYDYVGPQMSQFKVTLQARVDEDAAGKDLNITTTSDVEGIATVEVQQAITVNGNLTMGVYPDLTVNENESLDDLVISYADADNRSNIVTVNGDNVTAEVHSHKPGGTFSLMPEANFHGETMVTVMVADASNPSDMASASFMLTVLSDGIEYGCTDSNANNFDENATDDDGSCIYPEEEKKEKKKSGGALAWLTLLMLPLALRRRSLR; encoded by the coding sequence ATGAAACTAAAATCTATCTCCCTGTGCATAGCCAGCGCTTGCTATGCCTTAGGAGTTGGGGCTGCTACATTGGCAGAGCCTTCATCAACAACACTAAGTAGTGGCAGTTTAAAACAACTGCCATTTAGCAAAGCGGAGCTCGAGCAAATGCAACAGCGCCGTGAGCAAAGCCGTACGCAAAACAACGTGTTAAAGCGTGCAGACAATGTTAACCAACATATTACCCGTGCCAATAGTGCCGAAAAGTTCAGTCCGGAAGATGGGCTTGAAGGTACCCATACCTACATCGTTCGTATGAAAGAAGCACCGGTTACTCAATATCATGGTGGCGTCCAGGGATTAAACGCGACGGCTTTGTCAAACACCAGCAATCAGGGCGTTCAGGGGAAATTTAACCTATTCGCGGGTGCTGGAAACAAGACAGATATCAATGCCTACCAAAATTATCTGAAAAACAAACAAAATCAGTTTATTGATAATTTAAGCTCTCTTGGGATGGCGATTGAGGCGAGAAAACAGTTTACCGTTGCCATCAATGGTTTCTCGGTAGAGCTAAACCAGCAACAGGCAAGAGAGTTGTCGCGTTTACCTCAGGTCACTGCCGTAACTCGTTCAACCTTACATGAGCTGCACACCGATATCGGTCCACAACTCATCGGTGCAGAGCAAGTGTGGCAATCGGCCGGTGAGGGCGCGCCAGCTATGCAAGGTGAAGGATTGATCGTTGGTGTCCTTGATACCGGTATCAATACTGATCACCCATCTTTTGCGGCCATTGGCGGCGATGGCTATCAACATATTAACCCGTTTGGTGACGGCAACTATGTTGGTGATTGTGGCAAAGACGAATTTGCCAGTCTTTGTAACGATAAGCTAATTGGTGTTCGCAGCTATGATGTCATTACTGATGTCTATAACGCCCCGGAATTTCAGGCACCGGATCATCCTGAGTGGATGGAAGGCGTACAAATTCGCCCGAAAAACGGTGAAGATTACAACGGTCATGGTACTCACACTGCCAGTACGGCTGCTGGTAACATCCTTCATGATGTTCCTTATGTAGTGCCGCAATTAGGTGACGGCGACGGTATCGACACTGGTTTGAATATGGGCACCATTTCTGGTGTTGCACCCCATGCAAACATCATCTCTTATCAGGTGTGTTATCCGGGTAATGCGGGCGATGCCTATGCCGGTTGTCCAACGGAAGCATTATTAGCGGGTATCGAAGATGCCATTGCTGATGGTGTTGACGTTATCAACTTCTCCATTGGTGGTAGTGAGCAGTTCCCTTGGGAAAACCCCGTTGAACTTGCTTTCCTATCTGCCCAGGAAGCGGGCATTGTCGTTGCCGCATCCGCAGGTAATAGCGGTACCGATGGTTTCCATGAATACATGTCTTCTGCAGATCATACGTCACCTTGGTTATTAACCGTTGGCGCAACAACTACTGGACGTACTATCGATATTACCGGTAAATCTTTAGGCACTTTTAGTGGCGGTGATACTCCGGCACCAGGTATGTTTGAAGGTAAAGGTATCTCTGGTGAATTTAGCGGTGAGATCGTATTAGCGGCAAACTATGGTGATGAGCTATGTCTTGAGCCTTTTGCAGCAGATACTTTTACCGAAAATCAAATCGTTGTTTGTAAGCGCGGTGATATTGCCCGTGTTGCTAAAGCTGACAATGTTGCAGCCGGTGGCGCTGGTGGTTTTGTTCTATACAACACTCAATATGGTGAATCATTAAATAATGACGTTTACTCAATTCCAGGTGTTCATATTAGCAGCGATGCCCAGTGGTCATTGATCCCTTGGTTACAATCCGGTAGCGGTCACATGGCTACCATTACTGCCAGTGAGATAAACCGCAATGTGAATCCAGAAAATGCCGATATGCTGGCAAATTTCTCGTCACGCGGACCGAGCCGAACCAACCCAGAGCATTTGATTCCGTCAATTTCTGCCCCTGGTGTTGATATTTACGCCGGTGCTGCCGATGAACATCCGTTCTCAGCAGTAAACTTATCGAGTAAATATGCGGTTTATAGCGGAACATCAATGGCATCACCACATATCAGTGGTGCAGCAGCGCTTATCCGTCAGGTAAATCCAGACTGGACAGCGACGCAAATTCAGTCGGCTATCATGATGACTGCTAACCGCAACGTTCGTTACGATTCAGGTTGGCCAAATGGTATTACCGAAGCTGGTATTTATCGTGCGGGTTCCGGTCGAGTTGATGTCGCATCAGCAGCGTCTGCGGGTCTTATCATGGACGAAACCTCAGAAAACTTCATGCTTGCTAACCCACAAAACGGTGGTGATGTAAAAGCATTGAACATGCCTGAGCTGGTTAACTTTAACTGTAAAGGCAGCTGTAGCTGGGTTCGTACTTTCGAGGCTACCCATGATGGTAGCTGGACCGTTGAGCCGAAAACCGGTGAATACTCGGTTCAGTTGACTTCATACCCTTCAAGCTTTTCACTGAAAAAAGGCCAGAAACAATCGGTTGTCTTTGAAGCGAAAATTCTGGATGCCCAATCTGCGATTGGTAACTCTGAAGTAGAAGTACATGGTAGCGTGGTTATCAAAGAGGATAACCAACAAAGTGCCGATAGCTATATGCCGGTAGCGTTGAAATACAATCACGGTACTTTACCTGAAAACATCACCATGTCGGCACATCGTAATAATGATGTATACACGTTACGCGGCCTGACAAGTGCAAACTTCAAAGATCTGAATATTACTAGCTATAAAGAGCAAAAAGCGAACCTGATGAGTTTTACTTTACCTCAGGCGCAAGAGTATGTTTCACCGTTTATCAGTGGCAATCTTGATGAATCTACCTACACGCACTGGGTTGATGTACCAGCAGGTAGCAAGCGTCTGATTGCCGAGGTGATCAGCTCTGATGATTCTACTGCAATCGAAGATTACATTCGTGGTGATCTAGATATCATCGTTGGTATCGATGCCAATGGCGATAACATGGTGCAAATGGATGAGGAAGCAATTTGTATTTCATTAAGCGATTTACGAAATGATTTCTGTAACATCAATAATCCGGATGGCGGTAAATATTGGGTCGTCTTCCACAACTGGAAAAAGTGGTGGGATGCCTCTCAGCCGATTCCTGTAGACACATACACAGTAGCTACTGCGGTCGTTGGTAATGATTTATCCGACAGCATCCAGGTAACTGGTCCGCAAAGCTATGATGGAGCATCTTCATTCGAATTAGACGTAGAATGGAATATGGACATGATGTCCGGCGATATCTATTACGGTGCAATGGAGCTAGGCTCTGATGGCAATAATATGGCCGACCTTGGCCTTATCCCTTATCGTTTAAATCGTGAAAAAGACGACACTCAAATCCAAACCAGTCAAACTATGGCTGCTGGCGGCGATGTTGTTGATGTCACCATTAACGTGATGGAAAACACCACAGGTAGTGATCGTAACTTTACCTTGACCACGGCATTGCCAGAAGGCATGAGCCTGGTTGCTGATTCGGTACAATTGCATAACTCTGGCGAAGAGCAGCTAATGGTTGATGGTCGTACGATTGTTGTTAGCGGTGTACAAGCCGATACATCAAACGTTGCCCCGGAATACCTGGTCACTACAAACTTGCAGGATGCCATGTGTCGTACTCCATCATTCGGTTTACCGAATCATGACGGTGGTTACATCGACTTACAAACCGCTGTTGGCTTTACGCCGGATTGGGGTGGCGTCTGGAATGAAAACCTATCCGTACCATTTGCTTGGTTATGGGGCGGCAATCCAACGTACTCCTTGTATCACAACTACGAGTATCAGTCTTATCCGCAGTTTACTATGAGTCCAATGGGTTACCTGCAGTTCGATGATCTGCCGTTATTCTTCCCATTCCACTTGCCATTCCCTATGGGAAGCTTCCCGGATGCGATGATTGCGCCTCTTTGGAAAGGTGAGTTCTTTGGACAAGCGTTTGGTACACCATATGAGCCAAACCTTTGGGATAGCGACTTAAACTCAGGTATTACCTTTGCTTACACTGAAGACCAGACCGTGATTGTTGAGTGGGATAATGTCCGTTCACAATCGTCATACTGGGATTGGATTTTGCAGGAAAACATTGTTGAGAATAATACCGATCGCTATGACTTCGAGGTTATTTTCAACTTAGGTCCATACCAGTTTGGTAAAGGTCAATATGAAGTGATCATGGCCTACGATAACCTCAACTTTGCAGGTCAAACCCTTGGTACCGTTGGTATCCATGGTTTCTCAGGCATCCAGACGACCTTTGGTCCACTGGAAGGTTATTCCGGTACTCAGTACGCGTATGACAATATCGATGAGAAACTGTCGGACGGTCTGGTACTTTGTTATGACTATGTTGGTCCGCAAATGAGTCAGTTTAAGGTGACTTTACAAGCTCGCGTTGATGAAGATGCGGCAGGTAAAGACCTGAACATTACCACGACTAGCGACGTTGAAGGTATCGCGACAGTTGAAGTTCAACAGGCAATTACCGTTAATGGTAACCTGACCATGGGTGTTTACCCTGACTTGACGGTTAACGAAAATGAATCGTTAGACGACTTGGTGATCTCCTATGCAGATGCTGATAATCGCAGCAATATCGTTACCGTGAACGGTGACAACGTTACGGCGGAAGTTCATAGCCATAAACCTGGTGGTACCTTCTCACTAATGCCAGAAGCAAACTTCCATGGTGAAACCATGGTAACTGTGATGGTTGCAGATGCGTCAAACCCAAGCGATATGGCAAGCGCAAGCTTCATGTTAACGGTTCTGTCTGATGGCATCGAATATGGTTGTACAGATTCGAATGCTAACAACTTCGATGAAAATGCGACGGACGATGACGGCAGCTGTATCTATCCAGAAGAAGAGAAGAAAGAGAAGAAAAAATCAGGTGGTGCTTTAGCGTGGCTCACCCTGCTTATGCTTCCTCTTGCACTAAGAAGACGTTCTTTACGATAA